A section of the Agarivorans litoreus genome encodes:
- the ilvD gene encoding dihydroxy-acid dehydratase: MPKLRSATTTEGRNMAGARALWRATGTKEEDFGKPIIAVVNSFTQFVPGHVHLKDLGQLVARSIEGAGGVAKEFNTIAVDDGIAMGHGGMLYSLPSRDLIADSVEYMVNAHCADAMVCISNCDKITPGMLMASMRLNIPVIFVSGGPMEAGKTKLSDQIIKLDLVDAMVMGADKNVSDEDSDKVERSACPTCGSCSGMFTANSMNCLTEALGLAQPGNGSMLATHADREKLFVNAGKRIVDLCNRYYQQDDESVLPRSIATHKSFENAMTLDIAMGGSTNTVLHLLAAAQEAGVDYNMDHMDELSRKVPQLCKVAPSTNKYHMEDVHRAGGIMGILGELDRAGLLNRNEPNVMGETLADTLAKWDIMQTQDQAVKEFYRAGPAGIRTTKAFSQDCRWDDLDDDRAEGCIRSLDNAFSLEGGLAVLKGNLAQDGCIVKTAGVDDDNLVFKGPARIFESQDDAVAGILDGTVQAGEVVLIRYEGPKGGPGMQEMLYPTSYLKSMGLGKKCALITDGRFSGGTSGLSIGHISPEAASGGVVGLVEQGDIIDINIPQRSIVLEVSDEELAKRRAAMEAKGSDAWSPIGRVREVSTSLKMYAHFATSADKGAVRDKSKLD, encoded by the coding sequence ATGCCTAAACTGCGAAGTGCCACCACCACCGAAGGCCGTAATATGGCTGGAGCGCGCGCCCTTTGGCGAGCAACAGGAACCAAAGAAGAAGATTTTGGTAAGCCAATTATCGCAGTGGTGAACTCATTCACCCAATTTGTGCCGGGCCACGTTCATCTAAAAGATCTTGGTCAATTGGTTGCACGCTCTATCGAAGGCGCAGGCGGTGTTGCTAAAGAATTCAACACCATCGCTGTAGATGATGGTATTGCCATGGGCCACGGCGGCATGCTTTACAGCCTACCTTCACGCGACCTAATTGCAGACTCCGTTGAGTACATGGTAAACGCCCACTGTGCCGACGCCATGGTGTGTATTTCTAACTGTGACAAAATCACCCCGGGAATGCTGATGGCGTCGATGCGCTTAAACATTCCAGTTATCTTTGTTTCTGGCGGCCCAATGGAAGCCGGTAAAACCAAACTTAGCGACCAAATCATTAAGCTCGACTTAGTTGACGCCATGGTAATGGGTGCCGACAAAAACGTATCCGATGAAGACAGCGACAAAGTAGAACGTAGTGCCTGCCCAACCTGTGGGTCTTGTTCTGGTATGTTTACCGCAAACTCAATGAACTGTTTAACCGAAGCGCTAGGTTTAGCCCAGCCAGGTAATGGTTCAATGCTAGCGACTCACGCGGATCGTGAAAAACTGTTTGTAAATGCTGGTAAGCGCATTGTTGATTTGTGTAACCGTTACTACCAGCAAGACGACGAAAGTGTATTGCCGCGCTCAATTGCGACTCACAAATCTTTTGAAAACGCCATGACCCTAGATATCGCCATGGGCGGTTCTACTAACACCGTATTACACTTGTTGGCAGCAGCCCAAGAAGCTGGCGTAGATTACAATATGGACCACATGGATGAGCTTTCTCGTAAGGTTCCTCAACTATGTAAAGTGGCGCCATCTACCAACAAATACCACATGGAAGATGTACACCGCGCTGGCGGTATTATGGGTATTTTGGGTGAATTAGACCGTGCAGGTTTACTAAATCGTAACGAACCGAATGTAATGGGCGAAACCTTGGCTGATACCTTAGCCAAGTGGGACATCATGCAAACCCAAGATCAGGCAGTAAAAGAATTTTACCGCGCTGGCCCTGCAGGCATTCGCACCACTAAAGCCTTTAGCCAAGATTGCCGCTGGGATGACCTAGACGACGATCGCGCCGAAGGTTGTATTCGCAGTTTAGACAACGCCTTTAGTTTAGAAGGTGGCCTTGCTGTACTAAAAGGGAACCTAGCGCAAGACGGCTGTATTGTTAAAACCGCCGGCGTAGACGACGATAACCTAGTGTTTAAAGGCCCTGCCCGTATTTTTGAAAGCCAAGACGACGCAGTTGCCGGCATTTTAGACGGCACCGTACAAGCTGGCGAAGTAGTATTAATTCGCTACGAAGGCCCTAAAGGCGGCCCTGGCATGCAAGAAATGCTTTATCCAACCTCTTACTTAAAATCGATGGGTTTAGGTAAGAAATGTGCCTTGATTACCGATGGCCGCTTCTCTGGCGGTACCTCTGGTTTATCCATTGGCCATATTTCACCAGAAGCTGCGAGCGGCGGTGTGGTTGGCTTAGTTGAGCAAGGCGATATTATTGATATCAACATTCCTCAGCGCAGCATTGTGTTAGAAGTAAGTGATGAAGAACTGGCTAAACGTCGCGCCGCCATGGAAGCCAAAGGCAGCGATGCTTGGAGCCCAATTGGTCGAGTACGTGAAGTAAGCACCTCGCTGAAAATGTACGCCCACTTCGCCACCAGCGCCGACAAAGGTGCGGTACGCGATAAAAGCAAGCTAGATTAA
- the ilvM gene encoding acetolactate synthase 2 small subunit — protein MQHSLTISTRQQADVLERVLRLTRHRGFLVQSMQIEQSNDQEQSGYRIELSVTSERPIEHLTNQLVKLFDVEQVQLTQLQAVASPKAAIA, from the coding sequence ATGCAACATTCACTAACCATTTCTACTCGCCAGCAAGCAGATGTACTTGAACGTGTATTACGACTGACACGTCACCGTGGTTTTTTAGTACAATCTATGCAAATTGAGCAGTCCAATGACCAAGAGCAGTCTGGATACCGTATTGAACTTAGTGTGACAAGTGAGCGTCCAATAGAGCACCTTACTAATCAATTAGTGAAATTGTTTGACGTTGAGCAAGTGCAATTAACCCAATTACAAGCAGTGGCTTCGCCAAAAGCGGCCATTGCCTAA